The Patescibacteria group bacterium DNA window GAGCTATTTCCCATTCCAAAATCTTTTTTCCGCGTGCACCAAAGCCTTGTTATTTTTTTCAGCGTTACTTTGTGAAGTACTCGAACCCTTTTTCGCGTCCCAAATGTAAGCTTTTTGAGCGGTCAGTGAGAAAAGTTGATTGATTGCTCTGGCGAAACCAGAATCTTCGGCCACAAAAGAGGTTTTATCAGCAGGAGAAATAAAAGCCACAGTATTTCCATACACTGAAAGCAGATAGTCTCCATCAATTTCTGGAACCAGTAAAACTTCCTGGTTTTTCGAAATTTTCATTTGTTGTAGTTTTTCTCTGGTCAGTGCACTGTCCCGCAACACGATTCGTGAGGCAGGACCCTTTTCAAAGTAAGTTTGTAAATCGAATGGTTTTCCACCGGAAGTTTTTTCGTTTGTGATTGCAATCACTGTATTGGCGTGACCTTTTGCTGAAAGTATTTGTTTGTAGACAGTTTTAATACCCTCAACGCCCTCAAAAACATTCATCGCTGTTTTGCTGGAGGTTTTTTCTGGGCGAGATAATTTTTGAAGATCAGCGGAAATTTCCTTGCCGATTTTTAAAACTTCACTGGCTTCCTTAAATCGAGCTTCGGCGATTTTTGTTAACCGCTCTGGTGCGACAGGGGAGAAGATCTTAATACCGCGACGTTCAGAAACACTTACAAGACCCCTTTTTGAAAGAGATTCGATTAACACATAGGCGGTACTGCGATTGATTTGAGCTCGTTCTGCCACGTCAGTTACTACCGAACTGCCGAGTTCGAAAAGGGCTTTGTAGATAAGCGCCTCTTTGCCCGAAAGACCCAATTTTTGAAGTTTTTCGACTACCATGTTTGATATTATACACGAACAACAAAGATTTATGAAACTCCAAAAGAAAGGTCAGGTTAGGCGAAAGGTAGAAGTTATCCACATTTTACTTTGAGTTTCATTGGCGTAAACTTAGGGTACAAAATAAGTTGATAATGTTTAACAATAATTTTATGACTAAACTTCAAAAAATTTGGCTTTGGGTATCGGTTGCGATGTTTGTGGTGCCGGAGGTGTTGTGGAGCCCGGTTGTAAATTTAGTTTTTGATTTTTTACAAAATAGTAATAATATAAAAATTTTAAGACCAAATTTTTTAACGAATTCAGACAACATAGGTTCCTTACTATCTATATTAGCCTTTCAATCAATAGGCCTAATATCTAGCTTAATTCCGGTGTTTAAATCAAAATTGCCCACTCCTTTAAGATTTTTTATAATTTTTGTGTTATCGGTAACCTTGATAATTACCACCTGTCTCTTTTTTTTCGGATACTCGTTGCGTCATGGAATTAGTTTTTAATATCGCTTAGATTTTTAGCTGACGATTTGTTGCCCAAAGTCTACCCCCCCCAGAAAGAGGTTTTTTTTCAACTTAAGTATGAAAAGATATTTATTGTTATCAACAGTTGACAACAATTTAATATCTTTTAAACTTAAGCTAGTGTTCAAGTTTATTAGTTATTAAAATTTAATGAATAAAAAGCTTCTTTTTGTTTTCGCAATTCTTTTCTCTTTATTTTTATATTCATCTGCTCATGCTTTTATTGCATTTCCATTTTTTAATATCACAATCAATAAGGTTGCTGTTGGCGGAGATGACAATTTTAATTTTCACATACTAGCCACTCCAGCTGGTAATGCCCTTCCATATCTTAATGATCAGTTTAGTGTTCAAACCGAAAGTGGAACTGGTTCAAGTTTGTATTCTCATGTAACTGGAGATGGTGACCATTATTATCTTACGGAGAACTCCTTGGAAGGGTGGAAAAATACAGATGTGACTTGTAGCAGTAACAACCCGAATGTTACAACTTCTTTTGTTAATGGAAGACTTGCCATTATTGCGCGTCAATACAGTTCTATTGAATGTACTTTTACAAACACAAAACAAGTTGAAAAAACTCCAGTTTTGATTGTGCCGGGGATATTGGGGACTAATCTTGAAAAAGATGGGGGAAGGTTGTGGTTAGATTTAAATCACAATTTAATTGACGTTGGGGATCAATTTATGGACCCACTTCAATTTAAAAACAACTTAACGCCAATAGATACAAATTTGATTGTGGGTGACGTGGTTGGCAAGCCAAGCACTTTTTATAATTATACCGATGGCCTTATTAAAGACCTCCAATCCCAAGGCTACACCGAAGGGGAATCGGCAACTTCGACCTTATTCACTTTCCCATACGATTGGCGCTATGGGGTAACGGGAAATTATCCCGATGGGAAAACCAATGTTGATTTACTCCAACAGAAAATTGAAGACATTAAAACACTTACGGGTAGTGATAAGGTAGATATTATTGCTCACAGCACAGGCGGATTGATCGTCAAAAAATATATTGAAAATAATCTCAGCGGCCATTCCATCGACAAAGCGGTTTTTGTTGGTGTACCAAATCTTGGCGCACCAAAAGCCGTCAAAACTCTGCTTCAAGGTGACAATTTCGGAATCCCATTTTTAGCCGATGAAGAGATGAAGAAAAT harbors:
- a CDS encoding helix-turn-helix domain-containing protein, whose protein sequence is MVVEKLQKLGLSGKEALIYKALFELGSSVVTDVAERAQINRSTAYVLIESLSKRGLVSVSERRGIKIFSPVAPERLTKIAEARFKEASEVLKIGKEISADLQKLSRPEKTSSKTAMNVFEGVEGIKTVYKQILSAKGHANTVIAITNEKTSGGKPFDLQTYFEKGPASRIVLRDSALTREKLQQMKISKNQEVLLVPEIDGDYLLSVYGNTVAFISPADKTSFVAEDSGFARAINQLFSLTAQKAYIWDAKKGSSTSQSNAEKNNKALVHAEKRFWNGK